From Serinicoccus profundi, the proteins below share one genomic window:
- the ffh gene encoding signal recognition particle protein: MFTSLSDRLTDTFRNLKRKGTVTESDLNSTVRDIRMALLDADVALPVVKEFTGRIRERGLGAEVHQALNPAQQIVKIVNEELVAILGGQTRRLNLAKTPPTVIMLAGLQGSGKTTFAGKLGKWMADQGHTPLLVAADLQRPNAVTQLEVVGQRAGVPVFAPERGNMLGHDASLESGEGTRSFGDPVDVAVDGVEEARRKGHDVVIIDTAGRLAVDVDLMRQAHDIRLETQAHEVLFVIDAMIGQAAVETAKAFADGVGITGSVLSKLDGDARGGAALSVATVTGQPILFASTGEGVKDIELFHPDRMASRILDMGDVLTLIEQAEKAFDAAQAREMTRKFLADEDFTFDDFLEQMSAIKRMGSLKQMLGMMPGMQGMKEQLDSLDEREFDRVEAMVRSMTPQERGHPKLINGSRRARIARGSGVSVSEVNQLLERFGEAQKMMRQLKKGGGMPGMPGMPGLGGGAAKKGKAPQRKKGKSGNPAKRAQQEREAVQKEQAARDRSFESAFGGGAPGAEDDPVPGQDLSGLKLPKGFEKYLDGGKG; encoded by the coding sequence GTGTTCACCAGTCTCTCCGACCGCCTGACGGATACCTTCCGCAACCTCAAGCGCAAGGGCACCGTCACCGAGTCCGACCTCAACTCCACCGTCCGCGACATCCGGATGGCCCTCCTGGACGCCGATGTGGCGCTGCCGGTGGTCAAGGAGTTCACCGGACGGATCCGCGAGCGTGGCCTGGGGGCCGAGGTGCACCAGGCCCTCAACCCGGCGCAGCAGATCGTCAAGATCGTCAACGAGGAGCTCGTCGCGATCCTCGGTGGGCAGACCCGGCGGCTCAACCTCGCCAAGACGCCGCCGACGGTGATCATGCTCGCGGGCCTGCAGGGCTCGGGCAAGACGACCTTCGCCGGCAAGCTCGGCAAGTGGATGGCCGACCAGGGGCATACCCCGCTGCTCGTCGCGGCCGACCTCCAGCGACCCAACGCCGTCACCCAGCTCGAGGTGGTGGGCCAGCGCGCGGGGGTGCCGGTCTTCGCCCCCGAGCGGGGCAACATGCTCGGCCACGACGCGAGCCTGGAGTCGGGGGAGGGGACCCGCTCCTTCGGTGACCCGGTCGACGTCGCCGTCGACGGGGTCGAGGAGGCGCGTCGCAAGGGTCACGACGTGGTCATCATCGACACCGCCGGTCGGTTGGCGGTCGATGTCGACCTCATGCGTCAGGCGCACGACATCCGGCTGGAGACGCAGGCCCACGAGGTGCTCTTCGTCATCGACGCGATGATCGGGCAGGCGGCCGTGGAGACGGCCAAGGCCTTCGCCGACGGGGTCGGGATCACCGGCTCGGTGCTCTCCAAGCTCGACGGTGACGCGCGCGGTGGTGCCGCCCTCTCGGTGGCGACGGTGACCGGCCAGCCCATCCTCTTCGCCTCCACGGGTGAGGGCGTCAAGGACATCGAGCTCTTCCATCCCGACCGGATGGCCTCGCGCATCCTCGACATGGGTGACGTGCTGACCCTCATCGAGCAGGCGGAGAAGGCCTTCGACGCCGCCCAGGCGCGGGAGATGACCCGCAAGTTCCTGGCCGACGAGGACTTCACCTTCGACGACTTCCTCGAGCAGATGTCCGCGATCAAGCGGATGGGCTCGCTCAAGCAGATGCTCGGCATGATGCCGGGGATGCAGGGGATGAAGGAGCAGCTGGACTCCCTGGACGAGCGCGAGTTCGACCGGGTCGAGGCCATGGTGCGCTCGATGACCCCCCAGGAGCGTGGCCACCCCAAGCTCATCAACGGCTCGCGCCGCGCGCGCATCGCCCGCGGTTCGGGCGTCAGCGTCAGCGAGGTCAACCAGCTGCTCGAGCGCTTCGGTGAGGCGCAGAAGATGATGCGCCAGCTCAAGAAGGGCGGCGGCATGCCCGGTATGCCGGGGATGCCCGGCCTCGGTGGCGGCGCGGCCAAGAAGGGCAAGGCCCCGCAGCGCAAGAAGGGCAAGTCGGGCAACCCGGCCAAGCGGGCCCAGCAGGAGCGGGAGGCGGTGCAGAAGGAGCAGGCGGCGCGCGACCGGTCCTTCGAGAGTGCCTTCGGCGGCGGCGCTCCCGGCGCCGAGGACGACCCGGTGCCCGGTCAGGACCTGTCCGGCCTCAAGCTGCCGAAGGGCTTCGAGAAGTACCTCGACGGCGGCAAGGGCTGA
- a CDS encoding mismatch-specific DNA-glycosylase — protein sequence MAARFSREQLESFRDAEVPDLLPGPDGPALRLLFVGINPGLWTAATQTHFAHPVNRFYPALLRAGIIERAVDPSAGMTDEDRAHLLRRGIGITNLVRRATARADELTAEELREGGGRLTATVRRTRPVVVAVAGITAYRSAFGVRKALAGRQPEDLEGAQLWVVPNPSGLNAHETVDSLARAYAEPARAAGLV from the coding sequence ATGGCGGCGCGCTTCAGCCGCGAGCAGCTGGAGTCCTTCCGTGACGCCGAGGTGCCCGACCTGCTGCCCGGGCCTGACGGGCCGGCGCTGCGGCTGCTTTTCGTCGGCATCAATCCCGGCCTGTGGACGGCGGCGACCCAGACGCACTTCGCGCACCCGGTCAACCGCTTCTACCCCGCGCTGCTGCGCGCCGGCATCATCGAGCGGGCGGTCGACCCGTCGGCGGGGATGACGGACGAGGACCGCGCCCACCTCCTGCGCCGGGGGATCGGCATCACCAACCTCGTCCGTCGCGCCACCGCCCGGGCCGACGAGCTCACTGCCGAGGAGCTCCGTGAGGGCGGAGGTCGGCTGACCGCGACGGTGCGTCGCACCCGGCCGGTCGTGGTCGCCGTGGCCGGCATCACGGCATACCGCAGCGCCTTCGGGGTGCGCAAGGCGCTGGCCGGTCGCCAGCCGGAGGACCTCGAGGGGGCACAGCTCTGGGTCGTCCCCAACCCCAGCGGGCTCAACGCGCACGAGACCGTCGACTCCCTTGCCCGGGCCTACGCCGAGCCGGCTCGGGCGGCCGGGTTGGTGTGA
- a CDS encoding helix-turn-helix domain-containing protein encodes MPSSPGRVLPFRPSERLESSEPDASGAADPVSVGRRVRHHRRAAGLTLAEVAARTAMSSSALSLIENGRREARVSTLQQLATALGTDLSALVSGGSPSRRAALEVRWERAQRGEGFQTLGIPPVRVGPGLPDDALEALVGLYESVVGLQQQRAATPEFARLANAELRARMRAAGNYFAEIEGAAAALVDQVGHTQGPLSREAVHRIARHVGFEIVTVPDVPASTRTVTDLAHRRIYLPAAGGHDPRAAALQALGHVVLEHEPPRDYAEFLAQRVEINYFAAAVLVPERSAVPFLAQAKAERDIALEDLRDTFAVSYETAAHRFCNLATQHLDLQVHFMRTSADGVIYKAYENDGVRFPMDASGAIEGARVCRSWTARVVFDRPTGEVYHQYTDTGRGTYWCTAVAEPSAAGLFSVSVGVPFDQVRWMRGRDTRERRVSRCPDPRCCTRPPADLAREWQGQVWPSARAHSHLLAVMPPGVFPGVDDTEVLRFVAGQAPGQDGTD; translated from the coding sequence ATGCCGTCCTCTCCCGGTCGAGTCCTGCCGTTCCGCCCCTCCGAGCGGCTGGAGAGCTCCGAGCCGGACGCGTCGGGTGCCGCGGACCCGGTCTCCGTGGGGCGGCGGGTCCGGCACCACCGGCGTGCGGCCGGGCTGACCCTGGCCGAGGTGGCCGCCCGGACCGCGATGTCCTCCTCGGCGTTGTCGCTCATCGAGAACGGTCGCCGTGAGGCCCGGGTCTCGACGCTGCAGCAGCTCGCCACCGCCCTGGGGACCGACCTCTCCGCACTGGTCTCCGGCGGGTCCCCGAGTCGTCGGGCAGCGCTGGAGGTCCGGTGGGAGCGGGCGCAGCGGGGGGAGGGGTTCCAGACGTTGGGGATCCCGCCCGTGCGGGTCGGGCCCGGCCTGCCGGACGACGCCCTCGAGGCCCTGGTGGGTCTCTATGAGAGCGTGGTCGGTCTGCAGCAGCAGCGCGCAGCCACCCCCGAGTTCGCCCGCCTCGCCAATGCCGAGCTGCGTGCACGGATGCGCGCCGCCGGCAACTACTTCGCCGAGATCGAGGGTGCGGCCGCCGCCCTCGTCGACCAGGTGGGGCATACCCAGGGTCCGTTGTCGCGGGAGGCGGTCCATCGGATCGCGCGGCACGTGGGCTTCGAGATCGTCACGGTCCCCGACGTCCCGGCGTCGACGCGGACCGTGACCGACCTCGCCCACCGCCGCATCTATCTCCCGGCCGCCGGCGGGCACGACCCCCGGGCCGCGGCGCTGCAGGCCCTGGGGCACGTCGTCCTGGAGCACGAGCCGCCCCGCGACTACGCCGAGTTCCTGGCCCAGCGGGTGGAGATCAACTACTTCGCAGCGGCAGTGCTGGTCCCCGAGCGCAGCGCCGTGCCCTTCCTGGCCCAGGCCAAGGCCGAGCGCGACATCGCGCTGGAGGACCTGCGCGACACCTTCGCCGTGTCCTACGAGACCGCCGCCCACCGCTTCTGCAACCTCGCGACCCAGCATCTCGACCTCCAGGTGCACTTCATGCGCACCAGCGCCGACGGCGTCATCTACAAGGCCTACGAGAACGACGGCGTCCGCTTCCCCATGGACGCCTCGGGCGCCATCGAGGGGGCCCGCGTCTGCCGGTCCTGGACGGCCCGGGTCGTCTTCGACCGACCGACGGGCGAGGTCTACCACCAGTACACCGACACCGGCCGGGGCACCTACTGGTGCACGGCGGTCGCCGAGCCGTCGGCGGCCGGGCTCTTCTCGGTCAGCGTCGGCGTGCCCTTCGACCAGGTGCGCTGGATGCGCGGGCGTGACACCCGCGAGCGGCGGGTCTCCCGTTGCCCCGACCCCCGGTGCTGCACGAGGCCGCCGGCCGACCTCGCCCGGGAGTGGCAGGGCCAGGTCTGGCCGAGCGCCCGGGCGCACTCGCACCTGCTGGCGGTCATGCCTCCCGGCGTGTTCCCGGGGGTGGACGACACCGAGGTCCTGCGCTTCGTCGCGGGGCAGGCGCCGGGGCAGGACGGCACGGACTGA
- the aceA gene encoding isocitrate lyase — translation MTITTEQTTTPAASQALEIEQDWRDNPRWSGVERRYSPEDVVRLRGSVVEEHTLARRGAEKLWEALETKSFTRALGALTGNQAVQMVKGGLEAIYLSGWQVAADANLAGQTYPDQSLYPANSVPAVVRRINNALQRADQIAWMNGDTSTDYFVPIVADAEAGFGGPLNVFELMKSMIASGAAGVHWEDQLASEKKCGHLGGKVLIPTGQHVRTLNSARLAADVLGVPSVVVARTDALAADLLTSDVDEIDQEFITGERTSEGFYRVRNGIEPVLARAKAYAPYADLIWVETGTPDLGLAREFAQELHKDFPDQKLAYNCSPSFNWRSALSDSEIASFQDELGDLGYAFQFITLAGFHALNHSMFTLAQGYARSGMSAYVELQEAEFASAGSGYTAVRHQAEVGTGYFDAVSTAVNPESSTTALSGSTESEQFH, via the coding sequence ATGACCATCACCACCGAGCAGACCACCACCCCGGCCGCGTCCCAGGCCCTGGAGATCGAGCAGGACTGGCGCGACAACCCGCGCTGGTCGGGCGTCGAGCGTCGCTACAGCCCCGAGGACGTCGTGCGCCTGCGCGGCTCCGTCGTCGAGGAGCACACCCTCGCCCGGCGCGGTGCGGAGAAGCTCTGGGAGGCCCTGGAGACGAAGTCCTTCACCCGAGCCCTGGGCGCCCTCACCGGCAACCAGGCGGTCCAGATGGTCAAGGGCGGTCTGGAGGCGATCTACCTCTCCGGCTGGCAGGTGGCCGCGGACGCCAACCTCGCGGGGCAGACCTACCCCGACCAGAGCCTCTACCCCGCCAACTCGGTGCCCGCCGTCGTCCGCCGCATCAACAACGCCCTGCAGCGCGCCGACCAGATCGCCTGGATGAACGGTGACACGAGCACCGACTACTTCGTGCCGATCGTCGCCGACGCCGAGGCCGGCTTCGGCGGACCGCTCAACGTCTTCGAGCTCATGAAGTCGATGATCGCCTCCGGTGCCGCCGGGGTGCACTGGGAGGACCAGCTCGCCTCGGAGAAGAAGTGCGGTCACCTCGGCGGCAAGGTCCTCATCCCCACCGGCCAGCACGTGCGCACCCTCAACTCGGCCCGCCTCGCGGCCGACGTGCTCGGCGTCCCCTCCGTCGTCGTCGCCCGCACCGACGCGCTGGCAGCCGACCTGCTCACCAGCGACGTGGACGAGATCGACCAGGAGTTCATCACCGGCGAGCGCACCTCCGAGGGCTTCTACCGGGTGCGCAACGGCATCGAGCCGGTCCTCGCCCGCGCCAAGGCCTACGCCCCGTATGCCGATCTCATCTGGGTCGAGACCGGGACGCCCGACCTGGGGCTGGCCCGGGAGTTCGCGCAGGAGCTGCACAAGGACTTCCCGGACCAGAAGCTGGCCTACAACTGCAGCCCGTCGTTCAACTGGCGCTCGGCGCTCTCGGACAGTGAGATCGCCTCGTTCCAGGACGAGCTCGGCGACCTCGGCTACGCCTTCCAGTTCATCACGCTGGCCGGCTTCCACGCCCTCAACCACTCGATGTTCACCCTCGCCCAGGGGTATGCCCGCAGCGGGATGAGCGCCTACGTCGAGCTGCAGGAGGCGGAGTTCGCCTCGGCCGGGTCGGGCTACACCGCGGTGCGGCACCAGGCCGAGGTCGGCACCGGGTACTTTGACGCGGTGAGCACCGCGGTCAACCCCGAGTCGTCCACGACGGCTCTGTCGGGCTCGACCGAGTCCGAGCAGTTCCACTGA
- a CDS encoding aldolase/citrate lyase family protein: MDYPTTLLDEPTGELLRRLVAGTSAHREDLLRARKEQARAVRAGAELTQSAEGAAIREDDSWRVAPPPADLTYRLVELATPASAEHATAALASRADVWVADLEDMLVPTSARLVAAQRAIEDVAATRTGDAQPGVPTLMVRPRGLHLDEAHLQVDGASASASTVDSFTFLARCGQTLLSNGTAPYLYLPKLETAAEAVWWDEMITQAESLLGLPYGCTRVSVLVETVQATYELEEIVHALRERITGLAAGRWDYIFSHLRTYGTRSDHLLPDRDAFTMNTRFLRSYTSLIVGVCHRRGVQAIGGPIALAASGPFDESVAMTHARVHRDKAREAKQGFDGAWVVHPGMVAVARAPFEERDRLRAEGVWTEPDTSRAATIDPVALRDVSAIPGASTLTGVRTALRSSLSYLTGWLAGEGTAVLAGHIEDFGTVELNRMQLWQWLSHGQRLAEGPTMSELLLDRMLEDEVALLRRRGAREDLLEHAVRLLRSSVVAPEPPAFLSQQAYDVLLSLDEAGQESDVA, translated from the coding sequence ATGGACTACCCGACGACGCTCCTGGACGAGCCCACCGGTGAGCTGCTGCGACGCCTCGTGGCGGGGACCTCGGCGCACCGCGAGGACCTCTTGCGGGCCCGCAAGGAGCAAGCCCGCGCGGTGCGCGCCGGGGCCGAGCTGACGCAGTCAGCGGAGGGCGCGGCCATCCGCGAAGACGACTCGTGGCGGGTGGCCCCTCCCCCGGCCGACCTGACCTACCGTCTCGTCGAGCTCGCGACGCCGGCCTCTGCGGAGCATGCGACCGCGGCCCTGGCCTCCCGCGCCGACGTGTGGGTGGCCGACCTGGAGGACATGCTCGTGCCGACCTCGGCCCGCCTCGTGGCGGCCCAGCGGGCGATCGAGGACGTCGCCGCCACCCGCACGGGCGACGCCCAGCCGGGGGTGCCGACCCTCATGGTCCGACCCCGCGGCCTGCACCTGGACGAGGCGCACCTGCAGGTGGACGGCGCCTCGGCGAGCGCCTCGACGGTCGACTCCTTCACCTTCCTGGCCCGGTGCGGCCAGACGTTGCTCTCGAACGGCACCGCGCCATACCTCTATCTGCCCAAGCTGGAGACGGCGGCCGAGGCCGTGTGGTGGGACGAGATGATCACCCAGGCCGAGTCGCTGCTCGGGCTGCCGTACGGCTGCACCCGGGTCAGCGTGCTGGTGGAGACGGTGCAGGCGACCTACGAGCTCGAGGAGATCGTGCACGCGCTCCGCGAGCGGATCACCGGGCTGGCGGCGGGTCGGTGGGACTACATCTTCTCCCACCTGCGGACCTACGGGACCCGCAGCGACCACCTCCTGCCCGACCGCGACGCGTTCACGATGAACACGCGCTTCCTGCGCAGCTACACCTCGCTCATCGTCGGGGTGTGCCACCGGCGCGGGGTCCAGGCGATCGGCGGCCCCATCGCGCTCGCCGCCAGCGGGCCGTTCGACGAGTCGGTCGCGATGACCCACGCCAGGGTGCACCGCGACAAGGCCCGCGAGGCCAAGCAGGGCTTCGACGGGGCGTGGGTGGTGCACCCGGGCATGGTCGCCGTCGCGCGGGCCCCCTTCGAGGAGCGCGACCGGCTGCGGGCCGAGGGCGTGTGGACCGAGCCCGACACGAGTCGAGCGGCGACCATCGACCCGGTGGCGCTGCGCGACGTGAGCGCGATCCCGGGAGCATCGACGCTCACCGGGGTCCGCACGGCGCTGCGCTCCTCGCTGAGCTATCTCACCGGCTGGCTGGCCGGGGAGGGCACGGCGGTCCTCGCCGGTCACATCGAGGACTTCGGCACGGTGGAGCTCAACCGGATGCAGCTGTGGCAGTGGCTCAGCCACGGGCAGCGACTCGCGGAGGGCCCGACGATGTCCGAGCTGCTGCTGGACCGGATGCTCGAGGACGAGGTCGCGCTGCTGCGGCGGCGCGGCGCGCGCGAGGACCTGCTCGAGCACGCGGTGCGGCTGCTGCGCAGCTCGGTCGTCGCGCCCGAGCCGCCCGCCTTCCTCTCCCAGCAGGCCTACGACGTGCTGCTGTCGCTGGACGAGGCCGGTCAGGAGAGCGACGTCGCCTGA
- a CDS encoding amidohydrolase family protein produces the protein MSAPVLHIEGQILVGPEEVLGEIWVVDGRISRTAPAGAEVETIRGYALPGLVDAHCHVGLEAHGAVDDARAEEHALAERDAGALLLRDAGSPADTRWVQEREDLPRLIRAGRHIARTKRYIRNFAWEVEPEDLVAYVRQEARAGDGWVKLVGDWIDRETGDLGICWPVEVLTEAIAAAHEEGARVTAHCFGEQSLVDFAAAGTDCIEHATGLVDETIDTFARQGIAIVPTLVNIDNFPGFAEAGRGKFPTYADHMMDLYARRHETVAKAHEAGIPVYVGTDAGGQLPHGLVAQEVEALSRAGLSALEALGAATWAARDWLGRPGIAEGESADLVVYAEDPRADVRVLADPAHVILRGRPY, from the coding sequence GTGAGCGCACCGGTGCTGCACATCGAGGGACAGATCCTGGTCGGACCGGAGGAGGTCCTGGGCGAGATCTGGGTCGTCGACGGTCGGATCAGCCGCACCGCCCCGGCCGGCGCCGAGGTCGAGACGATCCGGGGGTATGCCCTCCCCGGCCTGGTCGACGCGCACTGCCACGTCGGGCTCGAGGCGCACGGTGCCGTCGACGACGCGCGCGCCGAGGAGCACGCGCTGGCCGAGCGGGACGCCGGAGCCTTGCTCCTGCGGGACGCGGGGAGCCCTGCGGACACCCGATGGGTGCAGGAACGCGAGGACCTGCCCCGTCTCATCCGTGCGGGCCGGCACATCGCGCGGACCAAGAGGTACATCCGCAACTTCGCCTGGGAGGTCGAGCCCGAGGACCTCGTCGCCTACGTCCGGCAGGAGGCGCGGGCGGGGGACGGCTGGGTCAAGCTCGTGGGCGACTGGATCGACCGGGAGACCGGCGACCTCGGCATCTGCTGGCCGGTGGAGGTGCTGACCGAGGCCATCGCCGCCGCGCACGAGGAGGGGGCGCGGGTCACGGCCCACTGCTTCGGCGAGCAGTCCCTCGTCGACTTCGCGGCCGCCGGCACCGACTGCATCGAGCACGCCACGGGGCTCGTCGACGAGACCATCGACACCTTCGCCCGGCAGGGGATCGCCATCGTGCCGACCCTGGTCAACATCGACAACTTCCCGGGCTTCGCCGAGGCGGGACGCGGCAAGTTCCCCACCTACGCCGACCACATGATGGACCTCTACGCACGCCGCCACGAGACGGTGGCCAAGGCCCACGAGGCAGGCATACCGGTGTATGTCGGCACCGACGCCGGCGGCCAGCTGCCGCACGGTCTCGTGGCCCAGGAGGTCGAGGCGCTGAGCCGGGCGGGCCTGAGCGCGCTCGAGGCGCTCGGCGCCGCGACCTGGGCCGCCCGCGACTGGCTGGGCCGCCCGGGAATCGCCGAGGGGGAGTCGGCCGACCTCGTCGTCTACGCCGAGGACCCGCGGGCTGACGTGCGCGTCCTGGCTGACCCGGCGCACGTCATCCTGCGCGGGCGGCCTTACTGA
- a CDS encoding M4 family metallopeptidase: MTGTRCTIIPGYLLARIAQAEPDLAPVMEFTLRDSADTRGRREVEATRWPGGHAPLQGGILPATMPGQRGASSTTLQAAWAGAVPEEAGPERRIHDADGGTSLPGRLVRGEGEPATGDVAATEAYDGLGSTWELLARAYGRDSLDGRGLLLSATVHYARDYANAFWDGRQMVFGDGDGVYFARFTASLDVIAHELAHGLVQYTAGLTYVGQPGALNESVCDVVGALVSQWVLGQGAQEADWLIGSALLTDRVQGRALRSMAEPGTAYDDPVLGQDPQPAHMDDYVDLPHDADNDNGGVHINSGIPNKAFHLFATSLGGNAWERAGRVWYDTLATRGRLPRDVDFATFAAATVQSAGERYADEPEVLDALLEAWAGVGIEVT; encoded by the coding sequence ATGACGGGGACACGTTGCACGATCATCCCGGGCTACCTCCTGGCGAGGATCGCCCAGGCCGAGCCGGACCTCGCACCGGTGATGGAGTTCACGCTGCGCGACAGCGCCGACACCCGCGGGCGCCGCGAGGTCGAGGCCACACGGTGGCCCGGTGGGCACGCACCGCTGCAGGGCGGCATCCTGCCGGCGACGATGCCCGGTCAGCGGGGCGCCTCCTCCACGACCCTCCAGGCCGCCTGGGCCGGCGCGGTGCCGGAGGAGGCCGGTCCCGAGCGGCGGATCCACGACGCCGACGGCGGCACGAGCCTGCCGGGTCGGTTGGTGCGCGGCGAGGGCGAGCCGGCCACCGGTGACGTCGCGGCGACCGAGGCCTACGACGGCCTCGGGTCGACCTGGGAGCTGCTGGCCCGGGCCTACGGCCGCGACTCCCTCGACGGGCGTGGGCTGCTCCTGTCGGCCACCGTGCACTACGCGCGCGACTACGCCAACGCCTTCTGGGACGGTCGCCAGATGGTCTTCGGTGACGGCGACGGCGTCTACTTCGCCCGGTTCACCGCGAGCCTGGACGTCATCGCCCACGAGCTGGCCCACGGGCTCGTGCAGTACACCGCGGGGCTGACCTACGTCGGGCAGCCGGGAGCCCTCAACGAGTCGGTCTGCGACGTCGTCGGGGCCCTCGTGAGCCAGTGGGTCCTCGGGCAGGGGGCGCAGGAGGCGGACTGGCTCATCGGGTCAGCCCTGCTCACCGACCGGGTCCAGGGGCGGGCGCTGCGCTCCATGGCGGAGCCGGGCACGGCTTATGACGACCCGGTGCTGGGCCAGGACCCGCAGCCGGCCCACATGGACGACTACGTCGACCTCCCGCACGACGCCGACAACGACAACGGCGGGGTCCACATCAACTCCGGCATCCCCAACAAGGCGTTCCACCTCTTCGCGACGAGCCTGGGGGGCAACGCCTGGGAGCGCGCGGGGCGGGTCTGGTACGACACCCTGGCCACCCGGGGTCGTCTCCCGCGCGACGTCGACTTCGCCACTTTCGCCGCCGCGACGGTGCAGTCCGCCGGGGAGAGGTATGCCGACGAGCCGGAGGTGCTCGACGCCTTGCTCGAGGCGTGGGCCGGGGTCGGCATCGAGGTGACCTGA
- a CDS encoding oxygenase MpaB family protein encodes MPLPPLAADARRRLSLALRDRVAGPDAERRAHAIWLAPGPRRFAPDDPICRVHGHAGMYAGGIRALLLQALHPLAMAGVGEHSGYRGDPWGRLQRTSEFIAMTTYGPLESAQRVIDRINRVHRTVVGTTSDGRRYAATDSHLLRWVHVAEIDSFLVAHQRYARTPLTPAEADTYVAQTAWAAEQLGVLDPPRTAGELDAALTAYRPELETSDGARDVARFLLAEPPLPWVARPGFWMLAAGALTMLPGYARDLLDLRLPPTWRAAEPAALALLDPVGRLGTAAVGWALANPEDPRNAPTSSAVLDRTGRPPA; translated from the coding sequence GTGCCCCTCCCTCCCCTCGCCGCCGACGCGCGCCGCCGGCTCTCCCTCGCGCTGCGCGACCGGGTCGCCGGTCCGGACGCCGAGCGACGGGCCCACGCCATCTGGCTCGCGCCGGGCCCACGACGCTTCGCCCCTGACGACCCCATCTGCCGCGTGCACGGCCATGCCGGGATGTATGCCGGTGGCATCCGCGCGCTGCTGCTCCAAGCGCTGCACCCGCTCGCGATGGCCGGCGTGGGCGAGCACTCGGGATACCGCGGTGACCCGTGGGGGCGGCTGCAGCGCACCAGCGAGTTCATCGCGATGACGACCTACGGGCCGCTCGAGTCCGCCCAACGGGTCATCGACCGGATCAACCGGGTGCACCGCACGGTTGTCGGTACCACGAGCGACGGGCGACGGTATGCCGCCACCGACAGCCACCTGCTGCGCTGGGTGCACGTCGCCGAGATCGACAGCTTCCTCGTGGCCCACCAGCGCTACGCACGCACCCCGCTGACACCTGCCGAGGCCGACACCTACGTCGCGCAGACCGCCTGGGCCGCCGAGCAGCTGGGCGTCCTCGACCCGCCACGGACGGCGGGCGAGCTGGACGCGGCCCTCACGGCATACCGGCCCGAGCTGGAGACGAGCGACGGGGCCCGCGACGTCGCACGCTTCCTGCTCGCCGAGCCGCCGCTGCCCTGGGTCGCACGGCCGGGCTTCTGGATGCTCGCCGCCGGGGCGCTCACCATGCTGCCCGGGTATGCCCGCGACCTGCTCGACCTGCGCCTCCCGCCGACCTGGCGCGCCGCGGAGCCGGCCGCGCTCGCGCTCCTCGACCCGGTCGGTCGGCTCGGCACCGCCGCCGTCGGCTGGGCATTGGCCAACCCCGAGGACCCCCGCAACGCCCCCACCAGCTCGGCGGTGCTGGACCGCACCGGCCGCCCTCCGGCCTAG